The proteins below are encoded in one region of Ostrea edulis chromosome 3, xbOstEdul1.1, whole genome shotgun sequence:
- the LOC125676980 gene encoding uncharacterized protein LOC125676980: protein MNIRGNRFNVSFYNAAGTFFLHKLLLQYFHSLKTSYSFIQNCIVLSLQNKIILSLLKALGILCKLITQPYLVKATEVKNILDMGLIYQRISTILDMFSENPILALKNEVKFFYGPELYDGVSEFLFQTSIYDDLTCVFLKKLCIVFNAKVKKIFNEFLVGGKYFNVNSDSLEECSSCTTNNICLERLMGKLDFKLNSAPVSTLNTIESTITFSDNKTQKWIEEKEQHEQKMIIENARKENLHFMKIEKERKDHLYEQQVQILKGKEEETQKKKEKRVEELDGAISDIEKHGMWEDVQYMEEHLSKLKTKRDQMTAIKRQINIYKKIYKVDKKNKHLLQFSSKGQIYSIAQLKENLKMLWTLRRSINNYSVKELVNKEIIHTWTDENGENKDWEGKILTHNNGVFKVLYWNDKEKRKSSVYELTEREINTDIEQGNLFIKDTTKLDHCYTAF, encoded by the exons ATGAATATTAGAGGGAACAGGTTCAATGTCTCTTTTTACAATGCTGCAGGCACATTTTTTTTGCACAAACTTTTGTTGcagtattttcattctttaAAGACTTCTTATAGTTTTATTCAGAattgtattgttttatcattgcaaaacaaaattattttgtcaCTTTTAAAAGCTTTGGGAATTTTATGTAAACTTATTACACAACCATATTTAGTAAAAGCAACAgaagtgaaaaatattttggacaTGGGTTTGATTTACCAAAGAATTTCAACTATTTTAGATATGTTTTCAGAAAATCCAATTTTAGCATTGAAAAATGAAGTGAAGTTCTTTTATGGGCCTGAATTGTATGATGGAGTTtcagaatttttatttcaaacatcaaTTTATGATGACCTCACTtgtgtatttttaaagaaattatgtaTTGTTTTTAATGCGAAAgtcaaaaagatttttaatgaatttcttgTTGGAGGAAagtattttaatgttaattcaGATAGTTTAGAAGAATGTTCATCCTGTACAACTAATAATATATGTCTTGAAAGACTCATGGGTAAACttgattttaaattaaattcaGCTCCAGTTTCAACTTTAAATACAATTGAAAGCACAATAACATTTAGTGATAACAAGACTCAGAAATGGATTGAAGAGAAGGAACAACATGAACAGAAAATGATTATTGAAAATGCTAGAAAGgaaaatttacatttcatgaaGATAGAAAAAGAGAGAAAAGACCATTTATATGAACAACAGGTACAAATATTGAAAGGAAAAGAAGAGGAAACAcagaaaaaaaaggaaaaaaggGTGGAGGAATTAGATGGTGCTATAAGTGACATAGAAAAACATGGAATGTGGGAAGATGTACAATATATGGAAGAACACTTGAGTAAATTAAAGACAAAAAGGGATCAAATGACAGCAATCAAAAGACAGATTAATATATACAAGAAAATATACAAAGTTGACAAGAAAAACAAGCACCTTCTGCAGTTCTCATCTAAAGGACAAATATATAGCATTGCGCAGCtgaaagaaaatttgaaaatgcttTGGACTTTGAGAAGAAGTATTAACAACTACTCGGTTAAGGAATTGGTAAATAAGGAAATCATTCATACTTGGACAGATGAGAATGGGGAAAACAAAGACTGGGAAGGAAAGATTTTGACACATAACAATGGCGTGTTTAAA GTTCTATATTGGAAtgataaagaaaaaagaaaaagcaGTGTCTATGAGCTGACAGAAAGAGAAATAAACACAGACATAGAACAGGGAAATTTGTTTATCAAAG aTACAACAAAATTGGACCATTGTTACACAGCATTTTGA
- the LOC125672427 gene encoding uncharacterized protein LOC125672427, whose product MALTYSHIVDIYNTHKDSSNYMQKLQREICHALHVNPAQISRVSLVWKVKKIVKEMTRLNRYTNKDKYHQYGEKIFILPSSKRATTSDTTLRTSPADVTSPANATAHTSQPVTSENVSSLIKTVSDLTIKMQHLKRENLVLKDKLKSINTRNSNRNLKRKKEKIDLMQQELNVLKQREFERKKVKNDKGVQCNIFKKHVENLKNEIDVLMSEKETYESEDFIHVNKFVDFRDDSKGKPYNFKLRNLYYIFRSRNIGIVHIGPIVESVLDLFDIHVKNLPSKSTVAVLTSEMGVLSRIHVNEEIKKSNKITMHRDATTKKGKHYYGVQINTGDKLLTTGIRQVCDGKGETYVNTTKEILSDISSKDCDTHMILDSISCFMTDRSATEQKVNDIFSQQISHDVHSFKCAIHPLLQFSDVCFQEVFNIEKELNVKFESYSSCAKEPFTMFLLRCVSKFFLQRWNW is encoded by the coding sequence ATGGCATTGACATATAGTCATATTGTTGACATTTACAACACACACAAAGATAGTTCGAATTACATGCAAAAACTTCAGAGAGAGATTTGTCATGCCCTTCATGTAAATCCTGCACAAATAAGCAGAGTTAGTTTGGTATGGaaagtgaaaaaaattgtgaaagaAATGACAAGGCTTAATAGATATACCAACAAGGACAAATATCACCAATAtggagaaaaaatatttattctgcCAAGTTCCAAAAGAGCAACAACAAGTGATACCACCTTGAGGACCTCCCCAGCAGATGTGACATCCCCAGCAAATGCGACTGCACATACTTCCCAGCCTGTAACCTCCGAAAATGTGTCTTCCCTTATCAAGACAGTCAGTGATTTAACAATTAAGATGCAGCATTTAAAAAGAGAGAACTTGGTTTTAAAGGACAAATTAAAAAGCATCAATACACGAAAttcaaacagaaatttgaaaagaaagaaagaaaaaattgaTCTTATGCAACAGGAGTTGAATGTTTTAAAACAGAGagaatttgaaagaaaaaaagttaaaaatgataAGGGTGTACAgtgcaatatttttaaaaaacatgttgaaaatttaaaaaatgaaattgatgttttaatgtcTGAAAAAGAGACTTATGAAAGTGAGGATTTTATACATGTTAATAAATTTGTAGATTTTAGAGATGACTCCAAAGGAAAACCATATAATTTTAAATTAAgaaatttgtattatatttttaGAAGTAGAAATATTGGTATTGTACATATTGGACCAATTGTTGAATCAGTGttagatttatttgatattcatgTAAAGAATTTACCAAGCAAAAGCACTGTGGCTGTTTTAACGAGTGAAATGGGGGTTTTATCTAGAATACATGTTAACGAAGAAATTAAGAAATCGaacaaaattacaatgcatAGAGATGCAACTACGAAAAAAGGTAAACATTATTATGGTGTACAAATTAACACAGGAGATAAATTATTAACTACAGGTATAAGACAAGTGTGTGATGGGAAAGGAGAGACATATGTAAATACCACAAAAGAAATTTTATCTGATATTAGTTCTAAAGATTGTGATACTCATATGATTTTAGATTCTATTTCTTGTTTTATGACTGATAGAAGTGCCACAGAACAGAAAGTTAATGATATTTTTAGTCAGCAAATTTCACATGATGTCCATTCTTTTAAATGTGCCATTCATCCTTTATTACAATTTTCTGATGTTTGTTTTCAAGAAGTTTTTAACATTGAAAAAGaattaaatgtgaaatttgaaagtTACTCAAGCTGTGCCAAAGAACCTTTTACTATGTTTCTATTAAGATGtgtttcaaagttttttttacaaagatGGAACTGGTGA